In a genomic window of Epinephelus fuscoguttatus linkage group LG23, E.fuscoguttatus.final_Chr_v1:
- the nlgn2a gene encoding neuroligin-2a isoform X3, whose product MNKPRDEDIRDRRKKPVMLFIHGGSYMEGTGNMFDASVLAAYGNVIVVTMNYRLGVLGFLSTGDQSAKGNYGLLDQIQALRWLNENIGHFGGDPERITIFGSGAGASCVNLLILSHHSEGLFHRAIAQSGTAISSWSVNYQPLKYTKILARKVGCTYSETADLVDCLRRKNFRELVDQDIQPARYHIAFGPVVDGDVVPDDPEILMQQGEFLNYDILIGVNQGEGLKFVDDSEDNDGISAAAFDYTISNFVDNLYGYPEGKDILRETIKFMYTDWADRDNGDMRRKTLLALFTDHQWVAPAVATAKLHAEFQSPVYFYTFYHHCQTETRPEWADAAHGDEIPYVFGVPMIGATDLFPCNFSKNDVMLSAVVMTYWTNFAKTGDPNLPVPQDTKFIHTKPNRFEEVIWTKFNSKDKQYLHIGLKPRVRDNYRANKVAFWLELVPHLHSLHEELFPTTTRSPPGGDIGTPRTRPRTPGPRSTRHPYPTFPSDPEPEGSERPHQDLFPGDTRDYSTELSVTVAVGASLLFLNILAFAALYYKRDKRHEMRRHRLSPQRGGPANDLAHSQEEEIMSLQMKHSEHDAHHDMEPLRPHDILRPACPPDYTLALRRAPDDVPLMTPNTITMIPSTITSMQPLHAFNTFPSTGHNNTLPHPHSTTRV is encoded by the exons GCTTCCTCAGTACCGGTGATCAGTCTGCTAAGGGGAACTACGGTCTGCTGGACCAGATTCAGGCCCTGCGTTGGCTCAATGAGAACATAGGCCACTTTGGTGGAGACCCAGAGAGGATCACCATCTTCGGCTCCGGAGCTGGGGCGTCCTGTGTCAATCTCCTCATCCTCTCACACCACTCGGAGG GTCTGTTCCACAGGGCCATAGCCCAGAGTGGAACTGCCATCTCCAGCTGGTCAGTCAACTACCAGCCCCTCAAGTACACCAAAATCCTGGCCCGCAAGGTGGGCTGCACCTATTCAGAGACAGCCGACCTGGTCGACTGCCTGAGGCGCAAGAACTTCAGGGAGCTGGTGGACCAGGACATCCAGCCAGCTCGATACCACATCGCCTTTGGCCCCGTGGTGGACGGAGACGTGGTGCCTGACGATCCTGAGATCCTCATGCAGCAG GGGGAGTTCCTCAACTATGACATCCTAATTGGAGTGAACCAAGGAGAGGGGCTGAAGTTTGTGGACGACAGCGAGGACAACGACGGCATCTCAGCCGCAGCATTCGACTACACTATCTCCAACTTTGTTGACAACCTCTATGGCTACCCTGAGG GCAAAGACATCCTGAGGGAGACCATTAAATTCATGTACACTGACTGGGCAGACAGGGACAATGGCGACATGCGAAGGAAGACCCTCTTAGCTCTGTTTACAGACCACCAGTGGGTGGCGCCGGCAGTGGCCACCGCCAAACTCCACGCCGAGTTTCAGTCTCCGGTTTACTTTTACACGTTCTACCACCACTGCCAGACCGAGACGCGACCGGAGTGGGCCGATGCTGCCCATGGAGACGAGATACCGTATGTGTTTGGCGTGCCCATGATCGGTGCTACAGATCTATTCCCATGCAACTTCTCGAAGAATGATGTGATGCTGAGCGCTGTGGTCATGACTTATTGGACCAACTTCGCCAAGACTGG GGACCCCAACCTGCCAGTCCCTCAGGACACCAAGTTCATTCACACCAAGCCCAACCGCTTTGAGGAGGTCATCTGGACCAAGTTCAACTCAAAGGACAAGCAGTACCTCCACATTGGCTTAAAACCTCGTGTTAGAGACAACTACAGGGCCAACAAGGTGGCCTTCTGGCTGGAATTAGTCCCTCACCTCCATAGTCTACATGAGGAGCTCTTCCCCACAACCACCCGTTCGCCACCAGGTGGTGACATAGGCACCCCCAGAACCAGGCCCAGAACACCAGGCCCTCGCAGCACTCGTCATCCCTACCCTACCTTCCCCTCTGATCCTGAGCCTGAGGGTTCAGAGCGTCCACACCAGGACCTCTTCCCTGGAGACACCCGGGACTACTCCACTGAGCTGAGTGTGACAGTCGCTGTGGGGGCATCGCTCCTCTTCCTCAACATCCTGGCCTTTGCCGCTCTTTACTATAAGCGTGACAAGCGGCATGAGATGCGACGCCACAGGTTGTCGCCTCAGCGGGGCGGGCCTGCCAACGACCTGGCTCACAGCCAGGAGGAGGAGATCATGTCCCTGCAGATGAAGCACTCGGAGCACGACGCTCACCACGACATGGAACCACTCCGGCCCCACGACATCCTAAGGCCCGCCTGCCCGCCTGACTACACACTGGCCCTGCGCCGTGCCCCTGACGACGTGCCGCTGATGACACCCAACACCATCACCATGATCCCCAGTACCATCACCAGCATGCAGCCTCTTCATGCCTTCAACACCTTCCCTTCCACTGGTCACAACAACACCCTACCCCATCCCCACTCCACCACCAGGGTATAG